Proteins encoded by one window of Polyodon spathula isolate WHYD16114869_AA chromosome 16, ASM1765450v1, whole genome shotgun sequence:
- the dffb gene encoding DNA fragmentation factor subunit beta, translating to MFGFFKKPKLVKLRSLDNNQKYGIAAASMKELLKKGCKTLQLRPAGCRVCLYEDGTEVTEDYFRNLHDNTELILLTKGQEWNGDIWDVSLLLGASSTHTDLLIESAKSLLSDENAPKRRKILQELIHNLSDNAEAENREDDKDWFEGINSRFKTKSAYMKYNGESRVRGYLKEVEDYTGSIKSPKVQGEYQKIVATMVKQLKTVKYNGCYFDRREKGDNRLCTPEGWFSCQGAFDADKCPSLHSINPYGNRESRILFSTWNLDHRIEKKRTIIPALAKAVQNQNGREINWEYFYSLLFTRENLKLVHIACHKKTFHNLECDGSKVYSKRKRC from the exons ATGTTCGGATTTTTTAAGAAGCCTAAGCTTGTCAAACTCCGGAGTCTCGATAACAACCAGAAATATGGAATAGCAGCAGCAAGCATGAAAGAGCTTCTTAAGAAAGGATGCAAAACATTGCAG ctccGCCCTGCTGGTTGCCGTGTGTGTTTGTACGAAGATGGAACTGAAGTTACTGAAGACTATTTCCGCAATCTCCATGACAACACAGAACTAATCTTACTCACCAAGGGGCAGGAGTGGAATGGCG ATATCTGGGATGTAAGCCTTTTATTAGGCGCTTCCAGCACACACACGGACCTCCTCATTGAGTCAGCAAAGAGCCTCCTGTCTGATGAAAATGCACCAAAGAGACGTAAGATACTGCAGGAATTAATTCACAACCTGAGCGACAATGCAGAGGCTGAGAACAGAGAGGACGACAAAGACTGGTTTGAAG GTATTAACTCCAGGTTTAAGACTAAATCAGCTTACATGAAATACAACGGTGAAAGCAGAGTGCGTGGCTACTTGAAGGAG gttgaAGACTATACTGGGAGCATTAAAAGTCCCAAGGTGCAGGGCGAATACCAGAAGATTGTGGCTACCATGGTCAAACAGCTGAAAACCGTGAAGTACAATGGCTGTTATTTTGACAGGAGAGAAAAGGGAGACAACAGACTGTGCACCCCGGAGGGCTGGTTTTCCTGTCAG GGTGCATTTGATGCAGACAAGTGCCCGTCTCTTCACTCTATTAATCCCTATGGAAACCGTGAGAGCAGAATCCTCTTCAGCACCTGGAACCTTGACCACAG gattGAGAAGAAGCGTACAATCATTCCTGCCCTGGCAAAAGCAGTGCAAAATCAAAACGGCAGAGAAATCAACTGGGAGTATTTCTACAGCTTACTGTTTACCAGGGAGAACCTCAAACTTGTGCACATCGCTTGCCACAAGAAAACCTTTCACAATCTGGAGTGCGATGGGAGCAAAGTGTATAGTAAAAGAAAACGCTGTTGA
- the LOC121328487 gene encoding UDP-GlcNAc:betaGal beta-1,3-N-acetylglucosaminyltransferase 7-like translates to MEYFFRRKRVLKTLLSLSLLFATLVVFHKFKLVDERAKDSMLSVRTHEAPGWFQLENDFYPSDTILKGGLSKNSSPPALTHRSEGANLTAVSNATATEWDIKAVNCTENSELKKMDWFIRLDPRFHQFVLYRHCKYFPMLINHPEKCSGDVHLLMVVKSVIEQHDRREAVRETWGKGQEINGKTIRTLFLLGSPSAGKDSKNLQKLVEYEDRIYGDILQWDFMDTFFNLTLKEVNFLKWFDIYCPRVQFIFKGDDDVFVNTNNLLELLGFRKEDPKAGGLFVGDTISKAVPIRNRQSKYFIPKELYDNPYPPYVGGGGFLMASGLARKLFAVSDNTELFPIDDVFLGMCLQKAGHAPETHPGFKTFGIMKRSASPMNNDPCFYRNLLVIHKLSPEELLNMWKVVLNEDLICSKRIILH, encoded by the coding sequence ATGGAGTATTTCTTTAGACGAAAGAGGGTTTTAAAAACTCTTCTGAGTTTGTCTCTGCTGTTTGCAACATTGGTAGTGTTTCACAAATTCAAGCTGGTTGATGAGCGAGCTAAGGACAGTATGCTGTCAGTGAGGACGCATGAGGCTCCAGGGTGGTTTCAGCTGGAAAACGACTTTTACCCAAGCGACACGATCCTCAAAGGAGGTTTAAGCAAGAACAGCTCGCCCCCCGCACTCACACACCGTTCAGAGGGGGCTAATCTGACCGCCGTATCGAACGCGACGGCCACCGAGTGGGATATCAAAGCGGTCAATTGCACCGAGAACTCGGAGCTGAAGAAAATGGATTGGTTTATACGCCTGGACCCGAGGTTTCACCAGTTTGTTCTGTACAGGCACTGCAAATACTTCCCAATGCTCATAAACCACCCCGAGAAGTGCAGTGGCGACGTGCACCTGCTGATGGTGGTGAAGTCCGTCATTGAACAGCACGACAGGAGGGAAGCGGTGAGGGAGACGTGGGGCAAGGGGCAAGAGATAAACGGAAAGACAATCCGGACTTTGTTTCTGCTGGGGAGTCCCTCGGCGGGGAAGGACTCCAAGAACCTGCAGAAACTCGTTGAGTACGAGGACAGAATATACGGAGACATCCTGCAGTGGGATTTCATGGACACGTTCTTTAACCTCACCCTCAAGGAGGTGAACTTTCTCAAGTGGTTCGATATTTATTGTCCCCGGGTGCAGTTCATCTTCAAAGGAGACGACGATGTCTTTGTGAACACAAATAATCTTTTGGAGCTTCTAGGTTTTAGGAAGGAAGACCCGAAGGCGGGCGGCTTGTTTGTGGGAGACACTATTTCAAAAGCCGTCCCTATTCGTAACCGCCAGAGTAAGTACTTCATACCCAAAGAGCTTTATGATAATCCCTACCCTCCCTATGTCGGTGGGGGCGGATTTCTCATGGCTTCTGGACTGGCCAGGAAATTATTTGCCGTGTCTGACAACACCGAGCTATTCCCCATAGATGACGTGTTTCTGGGCATGTGTCTCCAAAAAGCTGGTCATGCTCCAGAAACGCACCCAGGGTTCAAGACCTTTGGGATAATGAAACGCAGCGCCAGCCCCATGAACAACGACCCCTGCTTCTATAGAAACCTACTGGTGATCCACAAGCTGAGTCCTGAAGAGCTTCTTAATATGTGGAAGGTTGTCCTTAATGAAGATTTAATCTGTTCCAAAAGGATTATACTGCACTGA
- the LOC121329252 gene encoding UPF0688 protein C1orf174-like isoform X2 — translation MRRKQAVREVRSSEHLKRKTSVLHSEANSTYESSLKKAVSQRSSKQQKCEDLAETVDHLSAGKPLENGDGNAERDSLGKHGEQCTTETGKNKPSHPDTSEISEGCLRLEMAAKNGSIQDAQSVPRVEFQLDNSIFIDEDSNQPMPVDQFFGNIELVQDYPAKAPAAVPMSRREYRKLHFIAKDDDDDDDDDDEDSLLEARQQNERPSERRKCRSCC, via the exons ATGAGGCGTAAACAG GCTGTACGTGAAGTGCGCAGCTCAGAACATCTGAAGAGAAAAACCAGCGTGCTCCACTCCGAAGCCAATTCTACATACGAG AGTTCTCTCAAGAAGGCTGTTTCCCAGCGTTCTTCGAAACAGCAGAAATGTGAAGACCTGGCTGAGACTGTGGATCATCTCTCTGCTGGGAAACCACTTGAAAATGGAGATGGCAATGCGGAGAGAGACAGCCTGGGGAAACATGGGGAGCAGTGCACAACAGAAACCGGGAAGAACAAGCCCTCCCACCCAGACACTAGCGAGATTAGTGAGGGCTGCCTCCGATTAGAAATGGCTGCAAAGAATGGCAGCATTCAGGATGCCCAGTCGGTTCCCAGAGTTGAATTCCAGTTGGATAACAGCATCTTTATCGATGAAGACAGCAACCAACCAATGCCTGTGGACCAGTTCTTTGGGAACATCGAACTTGTACAG GACTATCCTGCGAAGGCTCCAGCTGCTGTGCCGATGAGCAGACGAGAATACAGAAAGTTACACTTCATAGCCAAAGACGACGACGATGATGATGACGACGACGATGAAGACAGCCTCCTAGAAGCACGTCAGCAAAATG agAGACCATCAGAGAGAAGAAAATGCAGAAGCTGCTGCTGA
- the LOC121329252 gene encoding UPF0688 protein C1orf174-like isoform X3, producing MRRKQSSLKKAVSQRSSKQQKCEDLAETVDHLSAGKPLENGDGNAERDSLGKHGEQCTTETGKNKPSHPDTSEISEGCLRLEMAAKNGSIQDAQSVPRVEFQLDNSIFIDEDSNQPMPVDQFFGNIELVQDYPAKAPAAVPMSRREYRKLHFIAKDDDDDDDDDDEDSLLEARQQNGVLQQTKTRKNGLF from the exons ATGAGGCGTAAACAG AGTTCTCTCAAGAAGGCTGTTTCCCAGCGTTCTTCGAAACAGCAGAAATGTGAAGACCTGGCTGAGACTGTGGATCATCTCTCTGCTGGGAAACCACTTGAAAATGGAGATGGCAATGCGGAGAGAGACAGCCTGGGGAAACATGGGGAGCAGTGCACAACAGAAACCGGGAAGAACAAGCCCTCCCACCCAGACACTAGCGAGATTAGTGAGGGCTGCCTCCGATTAGAAATGGCTGCAAAGAATGGCAGCATTCAGGATGCCCAGTCGGTTCCCAGAGTTGAATTCCAGTTGGATAACAGCATCTTTATCGATGAAGACAGCAACCAACCAATGCCTGTGGACCAGTTCTTTGGGAACATCGAACTTGTACAG GACTATCCTGCGAAGGCTCCAGCTGCTGTGCCGATGAGCAGACGAGAATACAGAAAGTTACACTTCATAGCCAAAGACGACGACGATGATGATGACGACGACGATGAAGACAGCCTCCTAGAAGCACGTCAGCAAAATG GTGTCTTGCAACAAACGAAAACCAGGAAAAACGGACTCTTTTGA
- the LOC121329252 gene encoding UPF0688 protein C1orf174 homolog isoform X1 translates to MRRKQAVREVRSSEHLKRKTSVLHSEANSTYESSLKKAVSQRSSKQQKCEDLAETVDHLSAGKPLENGDGNAERDSLGKHGEQCTTETGKNKPSHPDTSEISEGCLRLEMAAKNGSIQDAQSVPRVEFQLDNSIFIDEDSNQPMPVDQFFGNIELVQDYPAKAPAAVPMSRREYRKLHFIAKDDDDDDDDDDEDSLLEARQQNGVLQQTKTRKNGLF, encoded by the exons ATGAGGCGTAAACAG GCTGTACGTGAAGTGCGCAGCTCAGAACATCTGAAGAGAAAAACCAGCGTGCTCCACTCCGAAGCCAATTCTACATACGAG AGTTCTCTCAAGAAGGCTGTTTCCCAGCGTTCTTCGAAACAGCAGAAATGTGAAGACCTGGCTGAGACTGTGGATCATCTCTCTGCTGGGAAACCACTTGAAAATGGAGATGGCAATGCGGAGAGAGACAGCCTGGGGAAACATGGGGAGCAGTGCACAACAGAAACCGGGAAGAACAAGCCCTCCCACCCAGACACTAGCGAGATTAGTGAGGGCTGCCTCCGATTAGAAATGGCTGCAAAGAATGGCAGCATTCAGGATGCCCAGTCGGTTCCCAGAGTTGAATTCCAGTTGGATAACAGCATCTTTATCGATGAAGACAGCAACCAACCAATGCCTGTGGACCAGTTCTTTGGGAACATCGAACTTGTACAG GACTATCCTGCGAAGGCTCCAGCTGCTGTGCCGATGAGCAGACGAGAATACAGAAAGTTACACTTCATAGCCAAAGACGACGACGATGATGATGACGACGACGATGAAGACAGCCTCCTAGAAGCACGTCAGCAAAATG GTGTCTTGCAACAAACGAAAACCAGGAAAAACGGACTCTTTTGA